A single genomic interval of Drosophila virilis strain 15010-1051.87 chromosome 2, Dvir_AGI_RSII-ME, whole genome shotgun sequence harbors:
- the DIP-gamma gene encoding lachesin isoform X2, with product MKHSSRNKMKSHLGPLFVILIMATKCANGYPQNQHHESNSQLDPDPEFIGFINNVTYPAGREAVLACSVRNLGKNKVGWLRASDQTVLALQGRVVTHNARISVMHQDMHTWKLKISKLRESDRGCYMCQINTSPMKKQVGCIDVQVPPDIINEDSSADLAVQEGEDATLTCKATGNPQPRVIWRREDGEMILIRKPGSRELMKVETYNGSSLRLLRLERRQMGAYLCIASNDVPPAVSKRVSLSVQFAPMVRAPSQLLGTPLGSDVQLECQVEASPSPVSYWLKGARTSNGFASISTSSLEAGSPGPEMLLDGPKYGITEKRDGYRGVMLLVVRSFSPSDVGTYHCVSTNSLGRAEGTLRLYEIKLHPGASSSNDEHHNFIGGLEEAARNLAASRQAARLLQPPLALLLWAWSA from the exons ATGAagcacagcagcagaaacaaaaTGAAGAGCCATTTAGGCCCGCTCTTTGTCATTTTGATAATGGCCACCAAATGCGCCAACGGCTATCCACAGAATCAGCATCATG agtcaaactcACAGCTGGATCCCGATCCGGAGTTTATTGGCTTCATCAACAATGTGACATATCCGGCTGGTCGCGAGGCCGTCTTGGCCTGCTCGGTGCGCAATCTGGGCAAGAACAAA GTTGGCTGGCTGCGTGCATCCGATCAAACGGTGCTCGCACTCCAGGGACGCGTCGTCACGCACAACGCCAGGATCAGTGTGATGCATCAGGATATGCACAC CTGGAAGCTGAAGATCAGCAAGCTGCGTGAGAGTGATCGCGGCTGCTACATGTGCCAGATAAACACGAGTCCCATGAAGAAGCAGGTGGGCTGCATCGATGTGCAAG TGCCGCCCGACATTATTAACGAGGACTCCTCGGCGGATCTGGCCGTGCAGGAGGGCGAGGATGCGACGCTGACATGCAAGGCCACGGGCAACCCGCAGCCGCGTGTCATCTGGCGACGCGAGGACGGCGAAATGATACTCATACGCAAGCCGGGCAGTCGCGAGCTCATGAAAG TGGAAACCTACAATGGCTCCTCGCTGAGATTGCTGCGCCTGGAGCGGCGCCAGATGGGCGCCTACCTGTGCATCGCATCCAACGATGTGCCGCCGGCCGTCAGCAAACGGGTCTCGCTCAGCGTTCAAT TTGCGCCCATGGTGCGTGCGCCTAGCCAGCTGCTGGGCACGCCGCTCGGCTCTGATGTGCAGCTGGAGTGCCAGGTGGAGGCATCGCCGTCGCCCGTTTCCTACTGGCTGAAGGGGGCGCGCACATCGAATGGCTTTGCCAGCATCTCGACGTCCAGCCTGGAGGCGGGCTCGCCCGGACCCGAAATGCTGCTGGACGG GCCCAAATATGGCATCACCGAGAAGCGCGATGGCTATCGCGGCGTCATGTTGCTGGTGGTGCGCTCCTTTTCACCCTCCGATGTGGGCACCTATCATTGCGTCAGCACAAATTCGCTGGGCCGTGCCGAGGGCACGCTGCGTTTATACG AAATCAAGCTACATCCGGGCGCCTCGTCCAGCAACGATGAGCATCACAATTTCATTGGCG GTCTCGAGGAGGCGGCGCGCAATCTGGCCGCCTCCAGGCAAGCCGCTCGTCTTCTGCAGCCGCCCCTCGCCCTGTTGCTCTGGGCATGGAGCGCGTGA
- the DIP-gamma gene encoding lachesin isoform X1 — protein MKHSSRNKMKSHLGPLFVILIMATKCANGYPQNQHHESNSQLDPDPEFIGFINNVTYPAGREAVLACSVRNLGKNKVGWLRASDQTVLALQGRVVTHNARISVMHQDMHTWKLKISKLRESDRGCYMCQINTSPMKKQVGCIDVQVPPDIINEDSSADLAVQEGEDATLTCKATGNPQPRVIWRREDGEMILIRKPGSRELMKVETYNGSSLRLLRLERRQMGAYLCIASNDVPPAVSKRVSLSVQFAPMVRAPSQLLGTPLGSDVQLECQVEASPSPVSYWLKGARTSNGFASISTSSLEAGSPGPEMLLDGPKYGITEKRDGYRGVMLLVVRSFSPSDVGTYHCVSTNSLGRAEGTLRLYEIKLHPGASSSNDEHHNFIGAGLEEAARNLAASRQAARLLQPPLALLLWAWSA, from the exons ATGAagcacagcagcagaaacaaaaTGAAGAGCCATTTAGGCCCGCTCTTTGTCATTTTGATAATGGCCACCAAATGCGCCAACGGCTATCCACAGAATCAGCATCATG agtcaaactcACAGCTGGATCCCGATCCGGAGTTTATTGGCTTCATCAACAATGTGACATATCCGGCTGGTCGCGAGGCCGTCTTGGCCTGCTCGGTGCGCAATCTGGGCAAGAACAAA GTTGGCTGGCTGCGTGCATCCGATCAAACGGTGCTCGCACTCCAGGGACGCGTCGTCACGCACAACGCCAGGATCAGTGTGATGCATCAGGATATGCACAC CTGGAAGCTGAAGATCAGCAAGCTGCGTGAGAGTGATCGCGGCTGCTACATGTGCCAGATAAACACGAGTCCCATGAAGAAGCAGGTGGGCTGCATCGATGTGCAAG TGCCGCCCGACATTATTAACGAGGACTCCTCGGCGGATCTGGCCGTGCAGGAGGGCGAGGATGCGACGCTGACATGCAAGGCCACGGGCAACCCGCAGCCGCGTGTCATCTGGCGACGCGAGGACGGCGAAATGATACTCATACGCAAGCCGGGCAGTCGCGAGCTCATGAAAG TGGAAACCTACAATGGCTCCTCGCTGAGATTGCTGCGCCTGGAGCGGCGCCAGATGGGCGCCTACCTGTGCATCGCATCCAACGATGTGCCGCCGGCCGTCAGCAAACGGGTCTCGCTCAGCGTTCAAT TTGCGCCCATGGTGCGTGCGCCTAGCCAGCTGCTGGGCACGCCGCTCGGCTCTGATGTGCAGCTGGAGTGCCAGGTGGAGGCATCGCCGTCGCCCGTTTCCTACTGGCTGAAGGGGGCGCGCACATCGAATGGCTTTGCCAGCATCTCGACGTCCAGCCTGGAGGCGGGCTCGCCCGGACCCGAAATGCTGCTGGACGG GCCCAAATATGGCATCACCGAGAAGCGCGATGGCTATCGCGGCGTCATGTTGCTGGTGGTGCGCTCCTTTTCACCCTCCGATGTGGGCACCTATCATTGCGTCAGCACAAATTCGCTGGGCCGTGCCGAGGGCACGCTGCGTTTATACG AAATCAAGCTACATCCGGGCGCCTCGTCCAGCAACGATGAGCATCACAATTTCATTGGCG CAGGTCTCGAGGAGGCGGCGCGCAATCTGGCCGCCTCCAGGCAAGCCGCTCGTCTTCTGCAGCCGCCCCTCGCCCTGTTGCTCTGGGCATGGAGCGCGTGA
- the tbrd-1 gene encoding bromodomain testis-specific protein: protein MDVEGGQRKQKNSPRNEPYVHPVNGIVQPPVMPPPGRRGRRTNVLESLKSVLKYVWKSRWSYYFRYPVDAVALCIPDYHNLIKHPMDLSTIRRRLNNNYYWKSDEALGDFELIFENCMLYNLEGSEVHKAGKELREAFYTRLSYIDMSNETELIPQAVLRKRKAESMMQLNPIYECVTPATPKLAKPSTETVWSPAEIEIFTEPELYSEPIKFEVNPTILYEWQNYLVEKSHSEQLLRGMTKRKRNLVNWPFKCCDLWREYAQNLHYDHDAEEKLDWDILRNRLENNQFDSFEEFVEKLRVMFQNALTCFPVDETLIEAVNEINDILESRLDDFKNSIAEMKTRVRQLVAKKMQAYNAIIAQQTSLINSEENFSSTQEYCE from the coding sequence ATGGACGTGGAGGGCGGCCAACGCAAACAGAAGAACTCGCCACGTAACGAGCCATATGTCCATCCGGTGAATGGGATTGTCCAGCCGCCAGTGATGCCGCCGCCGGGCCGGCGCGGACGCAGAACCAATGTGCTGGAGAGCCTGAAGTCTGTGCTGAAGTATGTGTGGAAGAGCCGCTGGTCTTACTATTTTCGATATCCGGTGGATGCAGTTGCTCTCTGCATACCGGACTATCACAATTTGATAAAGCATCCGATGGATCTGAGCACGATACGGCGGCGATTGAACAACAACTATTACTGGAAATCGGACGAGGCGCTGGGCGACTTTGAGCTAATCTTCGAGAACTGCATGCTGTACAATCTGGAGGGCAGCGAGGTGCACAAGGCGGGCAAGGAGCTGCGCGAGGCCTTCTATACGCGCCTCTCCTACATCGACATGAGCAACGAGACCGAGCTGATCCCGCAGGCCGTGCTCAGGAAACGCAAGGCCGAGTCCATGATGCAGCTGAATCCAATCTATGAGTGCGTGACACCGGCTACTCCAAAGCTGGCCAAACCGAGTACGGAAACTGTTTGGTCACCAGCCGAAATTGAGATTTTCACCGAGCCCGAACTCTACTCGGAGCCCATCAAGTTCGAGGTGAATCCAACCATTCTGTACGAATGGCAGAACTATCTCGTCGAGAAGAGTCACTCGGAGCAGCTGCTCCGTGGCATGACCAAGCGCAAGCGTAACCTGGTCAATTGGCCCTTCAAGTGCTGCGACCTCTGGCGCGAATATGCCCAGAATTTGCATTACGATCACGATGCCGAGGAGAAGCTGGACTGGGATATTCTCAGGAACAGGCTGGAGAACAATCAATTCGATAGCTTTGAGGAGTTTGTCGAGAAGTTGCGTGTCATGTTCCAGAACGCTTTGACCTGTTTTCCCGTTGATGAAACTCTGATCGAGGCGGTGAATGAGATAAATGATATTCTGGAGTCACGCTTGGATGATTTTAAAAATTCTATAGCTGAAATGAAGACGCGGGTGCGACAATTGGTGGCAAAAAAAATGCAAGCTTATAACGCAATTATTGCCCAGCAGACAAGCTTAATTAATTCTGAAGAGAATTTTTCAAGTACGCAAGAATATTGTGAATAA
- the LOC6630171 gene encoding prolyl 4-hydroxylase subunit alpha-2: MLSSYLLVQLLLLLKLAVVENSVATSTHDMARVLQGENDLLTDLRLYVAGLERKVNLTRLILDDAIKRQQQARIDPEAYVANPLNSLPLVRRMHMDAGKILKSMKLEPAADQQQISDYRLDVITETDLEEAIKGLLRIQQIYELDERHMVQGQLSQKQYNARLSTLDCLAVARHLRKNGEDEQAIRWLELALEQYPGTPEPVYQLLKIDRAAILRELAHIQITRDNWPAVGRSYAQVLEHASRAQDKQEALAFIAAAKQHLVHLRLCRGHSLPLVSSSLRCRYNTASAPFLRLAPLKLEQLSLDPYMVLYHDVVQANEREHIMQLAKPHLRRALVGAARAHSQRFAMNAGFSYNDSRQGQRLRQRLEDMSGFDLTNSGQLAVLNYGIGGQYYMHYDCWFSQDDAAQVASIKDNRIATILLYLTDVQLGGLTSFPALGLAVQPSPGSALIWHNMNNAAECDRRTLHAACPLLLGTRWVATQWIDVKGQWRTKRCLANPSN; this comes from the exons ATGTTGTCTAGCTACTTGCTggtacagctgctgctgctcctaaAACTGGCGGTCGTTGAGAACTCTGTGGCCACGTCAACGCATGACATGGCGCGAGTGCTCCAAGGCGAGAACGATCTGCTCACGGATTTGCGCCTCTACGTGGCCGGTCTGGAACGCAAGGTGAATCTCACCCGCTT gatTCTGGATGATGCCAtcaagcggcagcagcaggccaGAATCGATCCGGAGGCCTATGTGGCCAATCCGCTGAACAGTCTGCCTTTGGTGCGGCGCATGCACATGGATGCGGGCAAGATACTGAAGAGCATGAAGCTGGAACCGGCTGCAG ATCAGCAGCAGATATCGGACTATCGCCTGGACGTGATTACCGAAACGGATCTGGAGGAGGCGATCAAGGGCTTGCTGCGCATACAGCAGATCTATGAGCTGGACGAGCGGCACATGGTGCAGGGCCAGCTCAGCCAGAAGCAATACAA CGCCAGGCTGAGCACACTCGACTGCCTGGCCGTGGCACGGCATCTGCGCAAGAACGGCGAGGACGAGCAGGCCATCAGGTGGCTGGAGCTGGCGCTGGAGCAGTACCCGGGCACGCCGGAACCCGTCTACCAGCTGCTGAAGATCGACCGTGCGGCAATACTGCGCGAACTAGCACACATTCAAATAACCCGGG ACAATTGGCCAGCCGTGGGGCGCAGCTATGCACAGGTGTTGGAGCATGCCAGCAGAGCGCAGGACAAACAGGAAGCTCTGGCTTTCATTGCGGCTGCCAAGCAGCATCTCGTGCACTTGCGCCTTTGTCGCGGGCACAGTCTTCCCTTAGTCAGCTCCTCGCTGCGCTGTCGCTACAATACGGCGTCGGCGCCCTTTCTGCGCCTGGCGCCACTCAAGCTCGAGCAGCTGAGCCTGGATCCCTACATGGTGCTCTATCACGATGTCGTCCAGGCCAACGAGCGCGAGCACATCATGCAACTGGCCAAGCCCCATTTGCGTCGCGCCCTTGTGGGCGCAGCCAGGGCGCACTCTCAACGCTTTGCTATGAACGCGGGCTTCTCCTACAACGATTCACGTCAAGGACAGCGCCTGCGTCAACGGCTCGAGGACATGTCCGGCTTCGATCTGACCAACAGCGGCCAGCTGGCCGTGCTCAACTATGGCATTGGCGGGCAGTACTATATGCACTACGATTGCTGGTTCAGCCAAGACGAC GCTGCCCAAGTTGCGTCCATCAAAGATAATCGCATTGCCACCATTTTGCTCTAC CTGACGGACGTGCAGCTCGGCGGACTCACCTCCTTTCCGGCCCTGGGCCTGGCCGTGCAGCCGAGCCCGGGCTCGGCCCTGATCTGGCACAATATGAACAATGCGGCCGAATGCGACAGACGGACGCTGCACGCCGCCTGCCCACTTCTACTGGGCACTCGCTGGG TGGCCACGCAGTGGATCGATGTGAAGGGCCAATGGCGCACCAAGCGCTGCCTGGCGAACCCCTCGAATTAa